The Lycium barbarum isolate Lr01 chromosome 12, ASM1917538v2, whole genome shotgun sequence genome includes a region encoding these proteins:
- the LOC132622548 gene encoding senescence-specific cysteine protease SAG39-like isoform X1: protein MGLAINCKLAFFALLVLGMWASQATSRDLNEASMIQKHKHWMALFGRVYKDDLEKAKRFKIFKDNVDYIESANKAGIRPYKLGINEFSDLTNEEFKATHNGYKMSSYQESSKTISFRYQNVIAPATMDWRTKGAVTGIKDQGQCGCCWAFSAVAATEGINKIKTGKLISLSEQELVDCDTNSDMGCEGGLMDDAFTFIIKNHRLTTESNYPYKGTDGTCKTGKESNDAAKITGYEDVPANSESALLSAVANQPVSVAIDASGSDFQFYSTGVFTGECGTELDHGVTAVGYGKASDETKYWLVKNSWGTSWGENGYIRMQRDVSEREGLCGIAMQASYPTA from the exons ATGGGTTTAGCAATCAATTGCAAGCTTGCCTTTTTCGCTCTACTAGTGTTAGGAATGTGGGCTTCCCAAGCCACATCTCGTGACCTGAATGAAGCCTCGATGATCCAGAAACACAAGCACTGGATGGCTCTCTTTGGACGTGTGTACAAAGATGATTTAGAGAAGGCAAAAAGGTTCAAAATATTCAAGGACAATGTTGATTACATTGAGTCGGCCAACAAGGCTGGAATTAGGCCATATAAATTGGGCATCAATGAATTTTCAGATCTGACAAATGAGGAATTCAAAGCCACTCACAACGGATACAAAATGTCTTCTTATCAAGAGTCATCAAAAACCATATCATTCAGGTATCAAAATGTGATTGCTCCAGCTACCATGGATTGGAGGACAAAGGGCGCCGTTACTGGAATTAAGGATCAAGGGCAATGTG GATGTTGCTGGGCATTTTCCGCTGTTGCTGCTACTGAAGGGATCAACAAGATCAAAACTGGTAAATTAATCTCTTTATCTGAGCAAGAACTCGTGGACTGCGACACAAATTCAGATATGGGATGTGAGGGAGGTCTCATGGATGATGCTTTTACGTTCATCATTAAGAACCACAGGCTTACTACTGAATCGAATTATCCATACAAGGGAACTGATGGCACTTGCAAAACTGGAAAGGAATCCAATGATGCTGCTAAGATTACTGGTTATGAAGATGTCCCAGCCAATAGTGAATCTGCTCTGTTGAGCGCTGTTGCTAACCAACCTGTATCCGTCGCCATTGATGCTAGTGGATCAGATTTTCAGTTCTATTCTACTGGTGTTTTTACTGGAGAATGTGGAACTGAGTTAGATCATGGTGTTACCGCAGTTGGATATGGAAAAGCTAGTGACGAGACAAAGTATTGGTTAGTCAAGAACTCGTGGGGGACTAGCTGGGGCGAGAATGGTTATATCAGAATGCAAAGAGAcgttt cagaaaga GAAGGGCTTTGTGGAATTGCTATGCAAGCTTCTTATCCAACTGCTTGA
- the LOC132622548 gene encoding senescence-specific cysteine protease SAG39-like isoform X2: protein MGLAINCKLAFFALLVLGMWASQATSRDLNEASMIQKHKHWMALFGRVYKDDLEKAKRFKIFKDNVDYIESANKAGIRPYKLGINEFSDLTNEEFKATHNGYKMSSYQESSKTISFRYQNVIAPATMDWRTKGAVTGIKDQGQCGCCWAFSAVAATEGINKIKTGKLISLSEQELVDCDTNSDMGCEGGLMDDAFTFIIKNHRLTTESNYPYKGTDGTCKTGKESNDAAKITGYEDVPANSESALLSAVANQPVSVAIDASGSDFQFYSTGVFTGECGTELDHGVTAVGYGKASDETKYWLVKNSWGTSWGENGYIRMQRDVDAEEGLCGIAMQASYPTA from the exons ATGGGTTTAGCAATCAATTGCAAGCTTGCCTTTTTCGCTCTACTAGTGTTAGGAATGTGGGCTTCCCAAGCCACATCTCGTGACCTGAATGAAGCCTCGATGATCCAGAAACACAAGCACTGGATGGCTCTCTTTGGACGTGTGTACAAAGATGATTTAGAGAAGGCAAAAAGGTTCAAAATATTCAAGGACAATGTTGATTACATTGAGTCGGCCAACAAGGCTGGAATTAGGCCATATAAATTGGGCATCAATGAATTTTCAGATCTGACAAATGAGGAATTCAAAGCCACTCACAACGGATACAAAATGTCTTCTTATCAAGAGTCATCAAAAACCATATCATTCAGGTATCAAAATGTGATTGCTCCAGCTACCATGGATTGGAGGACAAAGGGCGCCGTTACTGGAATTAAGGATCAAGGGCAATGTG GATGTTGCTGGGCATTTTCCGCTGTTGCTGCTACTGAAGGGATCAACAAGATCAAAACTGGTAAATTAATCTCTTTATCTGAGCAAGAACTCGTGGACTGCGACACAAATTCAGATATGGGATGTGAGGGAGGTCTCATGGATGATGCTTTTACGTTCATCATTAAGAACCACAGGCTTACTACTGAATCGAATTATCCATACAAGGGAACTGATGGCACTTGCAAAACTGGAAAGGAATCCAATGATGCTGCTAAGATTACTGGTTATGAAGATGTCCCAGCCAATAGTGAATCTGCTCTGTTGAGCGCTGTTGCTAACCAACCTGTATCCGTCGCCATTGATGCTAGTGGATCAGATTTTCAGTTCTATTCTACTGGTGTTTTTACTGGAGAATGTGGAACTGAGTTAGATCATGGTGTTACCGCAGTTGGATATGGAAAAGCTAGTGACGAGACAAAGTATTGGTTAGTCAAGAACTCGTGGGGGACTAGCTGGGGCGAGAATGGTTATATCAGAATGCAAAGAG acgtTGATGCTGAGGAAGGGCTTTGTGGAATTGCTATGCAAGCTTCTTATCCAACTGCTTGA
- the LOC132623935 gene encoding zingipain-2-like codes for MGMKIDLISILILFLVVVATYNSQATARSQPKLSVSERHELWMARHGRVYKDEVEKGKRLMIFKENMKFIESMNKAGNLSYKLGINEFADITSDEFFAKYTALNMPSHPSPSPMSSTEFKINDLSDDDIPSYLDWREHGAVTEVKQQGECGCCWAFSAVGALEGAYQIAKGQKIELSEQELLDCTASNYGCRGGLMTGAFDFIIKNGGISTESDYPYKRQQYTCRSQELTPAVKISSYQVVPESETALLQAVTQQPVSIGIAISQEFQFYAGGTYHGSCANEINHAVTAIGYGTDEGGQKYWLLKNSWGTTWGENGYMKIIRGTGNPGGHCDIYKLSSYPII; via the exons ATGGGTATGAAAATTGATTTAATCAGTATTCTAATACTGTTCTTAGTAGTAGTTGCTACGTATAACTCTCAAGCAACTGCTCGTAGCCAACCAAAACTATCCGTTTCTGAGAGACACGAGCTGTGGATGGCGCGTCATGGACGAGTTTACAAGGACGAAGTTGAAAAAGGAAAACGACTCATGATATTCAaagaaaacatgaaatttatcGAGTCGATGAATAAGGCAGGGAATCTGTCTTACAAATTAGGCATCAATGAATTTGCAGATATTACTTCGGACGAGTTTTTTGCCAAGTATACTGCATTAAACATGCCTTCACATCCGTCACCTTCTCCAATGTCGTCGACGGAGTTCAAGATTAATGATCTAAGTGATGATGACATTCCGTCTTACTTGGATTGGAGAGAGCATGGAGCTGTTACTGAAGTGAAGCAGCAAGGTGAATGTG GATGTTGCTGGGCGTTTTCTGCCGTTGGAGCACTAGAAGGAGCCTACCAAATTGCAAAAGGCCAAAAGATTGAACTTTCTGAGCAAGAACTTCTCGATTGCACCGCAAGTAACTACGGTTGTAGAGGCGGCTTAATGACCGGGGCATTTGACTTCATCATAAAAAATGGTGGAATTTCAACTGAATCAGATTATCCATACAAAAGGCAACAATACACATGCAGGAGCCAAGAGCTAACACCAGCAGTAAAGATAAGTAGCTATCAAGTTGTGCCTGAAAGTGAAACAGCATTGTTACAAGCCGTCACGCAACAACCAGTGTCAATTGGAATTGCTATTAGCCAAGAGTTCCAATTTTACGCAGGAGGAACTTATCATGGAAGCTGTGCGAACGAAATTAACCATGCAGTTACGGCAATAGGGTATGGAACTGATGAGGGGGGTCAAAAATATTGGTTGTTGAAGAATTCATGGGGAACTACTTGGGGTGAAAATGGATATATGAAAATTATAAGAGGTACTGGGAATCCTGGAGGTCATTGTGACATCTATAAGTTGTCTTCTTATCCAATCATATGA
- the LOC132622670 gene encoding uncharacterized protein LOC132622670 — MKAQMLIRNPALIDSHFLSSFIRFLKDEIKMTLKLLKPKNLKAAIEMTRVPEKNLKALERKSQANAKTTHGWNATGGTKVNLPVNPVRSMSLAKGGNSKPNTYRVSQEVYDYRRANRLCYRCGEKYIPGHQCKFKQLNCIIGETGEAIGEQEENLVEMQCVGEIEEADKEQVMQEAVCMTALSGSNHGVNTILVKAAVKKRGLTVLIDSDNTHSFIDAQTVKDVGFVVAYTPPICYTPF; from the coding sequence ATGAAGGCACAAATGTTGATAAGGAACCCCGCTCTTATTGATTCCCATTTCCTATCCAGTTTCATTAGATTCCTTAAGGATGAAATCAAAATGACATTAAAACTCTTAAAACCAAAAAATCTGAAGGCTGCTATTGAGATGACAAGAGTGCCAGAGAAAAACCTAAAAGCCTTAGAAAGGAAGAGCCAGGCTAATGCTAAGACTACTCATGGATGGAATGCCACAGGAGGGACTAAGGTCAATCTACCAGTGAATCCAGTTAGATCTATGAGTCTTGCTAAAGGTGGTAATTCCAAGCCCAACACTTATAGAGTTAGTCAAGAAGTTTATGACTATAGGAGAGCTAATCGCCTTTGTTATAGATGCGGAGAGAAATATATCCCTGGTCATCAGTGTAAATTCAAGCAGTTAAACTGCATTATTGGTGAGACTGGTGAGGCCATCGGAGAGCAAGAGGAAAATCTGGTAGAAATGCAGTGTGTGGGAGAAATTGAAGAAGCGGATAAGGAACAGGTGATGCAAGAGGCTGTATGCATGACTGCATTATCCGGAAGCAATCACGGGGTTAACACAATTCTGGTGAAGGCTGCAGTAAAAAAGAGGGGCTTAACAGTGTTGATTGACTCGGACAACACTCATAGTTTCATTGATGCTCAAACAGTGAAGGACGTGGGGTTTGTAGTTGCTTATACACCTCCtatttgttataccccattttaa